The nucleotide window AAAGGTCAAATGAGGACGCTGACCTACGCAGATGAACGCCGATTCGGGTGACTCTCTCCTGCATTTCTTTGCGCCTTTGCGTTCAAAAATGCCCTTTTGGCAGGGAAGTCACCGATAGCCTCCGCCAGAGGTCGTGCGCCCAGCGGGCACCCGGAATTTCTGCCGTGGTATTTACGCCAGACTGTAGTAGAGGATTCATCATGGCAAACGACGTGCCACTGCTATCCGTCCGCGATCTGAAAACCTACTACTTCCTGGACGAGGGAACCGTCCGGGCCGTGGATGGCGTGAGCTTTGACATCTATCCCGGCCAGGTGGTCGGCGTGGTGGGTGAAAGTGGCTGTGGCAAGAGCGTCACCGGCCGGTCGATCCTGCGCATTGTCGGCCCACCGGGGCGCATCGTGGACGGGCAGATCCTGTTCCGTCCCCAAAAGACATCGCTCCCCCTGCCAGAGCGAGCCACCGACGATGGGTTCGTGGACCTGGCTGCCCTGGACCCCCGGGGCAAGGCCATGCGTTCCCTGCGGGGTGCGGAGATCGCCCTGATTCCCCAGGAGCCCATGGCCGCCTTCAGCCCCGTGCACACCATTGGCTTTCAGCTGGTGGAGGCCATCCGCCTGCACCAGCCGGTGGACGAGGCCACCGCACGCCAGATGGCCATCCAACGGCTGCGGGAGGTGGGGGTTCCCAGCCCGGAGCAGCGGATGGACGCCTACTCGTGGGAGCTCAGCGGCGGGCTGCGCCAGCGGGCCGTGATCGCCATGGCCCTGGCCTGCAACCCGTCCCTGCTCATCGCCGACGAGCCCACCACCGCCATCGACGTCACCACCCAGGCCCAGGTCATCCACCTGCTGCGTGCGCTGCAGCGGGAACATAACATGGCTATCCTCTTCATCACCCACGACCTGGGCATCATTGCCCAGATTGCCTCCTACGTGGTGGTGATGTACCTGGGCCAGGTGGTGGAACGGGGGCCTGTGGAGGCGGTCTTCCGCCAGCCGCAACATCCCTACACCCAGGCGCTGCTGCGCTCCATCCCATCCATTTTTGCCCCTTCGCGCACCTTGCTGCCCACCATCGAGGGCTCCATCCCCCATCCCTTCAATCGGCCGCCGGGCTGCCCCTTTCATCCCCGCTGCCCGGCCTTCATGCCCGGCACTTGCGACCGGCATACCCCCACCCTGCAGCCGGTCAACGAGCGCCAGTGGGCCAGTTGTTTTCTGTACCATCCTCCTGTCATGGAACCCGAGCATCAAGGACAGGCACTGTGACAACCGCCAACTCTTCAACACCGTTGCTGGAAGTTCGGCACCTCAAGAAGTACTATCCCATCCGCAAGGGCTTCTTCAAGCGGGTGGTTGGCCAGGTCCGGGCCGTGGATGATGTGAGCTTCTACATCCACGAAGGGGAGACCCTGGGCCTGGTGGGCGAAAGTGGCTGTGGCAAGACCACCACCGTGCGCTGCATCCTGCGGGCCATCGACCCCTCCGCGGGT belongs to Litorilinea aerophila and includes:
- a CDS encoding ABC transporter ATP-binding protein, with the protein product MANDVPLLSVRDLKTYYFLDEGTVRAVDGVSFDIYPGQVVGVVGESGCGKSVTGRSILRIVGPPGRIVDGQILFRPQKTSLPLPERATDDGFVDLAALDPRGKAMRSLRGAEIALIPQEPMAAFSPVHTIGFQLVEAIRLHQPVDEATARQMAIQRLREVGVPSPEQRMDAYSWELSGGLRQRAVIAMALACNPSLLIADEPTTAIDVTTQAQVIHLLRALQREHNMAILFITHDLGIIAQIASYVVVMYLGQVVERGPVEAVFRQPQHPYTQALLRSIPSIFAPSRTLLPTIEGSIPHPFNRPPGCPFHPRCPAFMPGTCDRHTPTLQPVNERQWASCFLYHPPVMEPEHQGQAL